A genomic region of Vitis vinifera cultivar Pinot Noir 40024 chromosome 7, ASM3070453v1 contains the following coding sequences:
- the LOC100854583 gene encoding probable mannitol dehydrogenase: protein MAKSAEQEHPTKAFGWAATDTSGVLSPFKFSRRETGEKDVRFKVLYCGICHSDLHMAKNDWGTSTYPIVPGHEIVGIVTEVGSKVGKFKVGDRVGVGCMVGACHSCDSCDNDLENYCPKMVFTYSAPYHDGTTTYGGYSDVMVAEERYVVRIPDNLPLDAGAPLLCAGITVYSPLQHFGLTKPGMHIGVVGLGGLGHVAVKFAKGFGVKVTVISTSPSKKKEAIEHLGADYFLVSREPDQMQAAMGTMDGIIDTVSAVHPLLPLIGLLKSQGKLVMVGAPNRPLELPVFPLIMGRKVVAGSCIGGMKETQEMIDFAGKHNITADVEVIPMDYVNTAMERLEKADVRYRFVIDIGNTLKSA from the exons ATGGCAAAATCTGCAGAGCAAGAGCACCCCACCAAGGCCTTTGGATGGGCAGCAACTGACACATCTGGAGTCCTCTCTCCCTTCAAATTCTCCAGAAG GGAAACAGGAGAAAAAGACGTAAGGTTCAAGGTGTTGTATTGTGGAATATGTCACTCCGATCTTCACATGGCCAAGAATGACTGGGGCACGTCCACCTACCCTATAGTTCCCGG ACATGAGATTGTGGGCATAGTGACAGAGGTGGGAAGCAAGGTCGGAAAGTTCAAAGTAGGAGACAGAGTTGGAGTGGGGTGCATGGTTGGAGCTTGTCACTCTTGTGATAGCTGTGACAATGATCTCGAGAATTACTGCCCCAAAATGGTATTCACCTACAGTGCCCCTTACCATGATGGAACCACCACATATGGAGGCTACTCAGATGTCATGGTTGCTGAGGAGCGCTATGTGGTTCGTATCCCAGACAACCTTCCTCTTGATGCTGGTGCTCCTCTCCTATGTGCTGGGATCACAGTGTACAGCCCCTTGCAACATTTTGGACTCACCAAACCTGGAATGCACATCGGTGTGGTTGGCCTAGGTGGACTGGGACATGTAGCTGTAAAGTTTGCCAAGGGTTTTGGGGTTAAGGTGACTGTGATCAGTACTTCCCCTAGCAAGAAGAAGGAAGCCATAGAACACCTTGGTGCCGACTACTTTCTAGTCAGCCGCGAACCAGATCAGATGCAG GCTGCCATGGGCACAATGGATGGCATCATTGATACAGTCTCTGCTGTTCACCCTCTTCTTCCATTGATCGGTTTGTTGAAATCTCAAGGGAAGCTCGTTATGGTTGGTGCACCAAATAGGCCACTTGAGCTACCAGTCTTTCCTTTGATTATGG GGAGGAAGGTAGTAGCTGGAAGCTGTATAGGAGGGATGAAGGAGACACAGGAAATGATTGATTTTGCGGGGAAACACAACATAACTGCAGATGTTGAGGTTATTCCAATGGACTATGTGAACACTGCCATGGAGCGACTGGAGAAAGCCGATGTTAGGTACCGCTTCGTAATTGACATTGGTAACACCTTGAAATCAGCCTAA
- the LOC100264687 gene encoding probable mannitol dehydrogenase has product MHISHPEKKEMAKSAEQGHPNQAFGWAATDTSGVLSPFKFSRRATGEKDVRFKVLYCGICHSDLHMIKNEWGKSRYPIVPGHEVVGIATEVGSKVEKLKVGDKVGVGCFVGACHSCDDCANDLENYCPKKIYTYGDTYYDGTATQGGYSDVMVAEERYVIHFPDNLPLDGGAPLLCAGITVYSPLKYFELTKPGMHIGVVGLGGLGHVAVKFAKAFGVKVTVISTSPGKKEEALERLGADSFVVSRDPDQMRAAMGTMDGIIDTVFAAHPLLPLIGLLKSHGKLILVAAPIDRPIELPVYALMSGRKLVASSLSGGLKETQEMIDFAGKHNVTADVEVVPIDYVNTAMERLEKADVRYRFVIDIGNTLKAA; this is encoded by the exons ATGCATATTTCTCATCCAGAGAAGAAAGAAATGGCAAAATCAGCAGAGCAAGGGCACCCAAACCAGGCTTTTGGATGGGCAGCCACTGACACATCTGGTGTCCTCTCTCCCTTCAAATTCTCGAGAAG GGCAACAGGAGAAAAAGACGTAAGATTCAAAGTGTTGTACTGTGGAATATGTCACTCAGACCTACACATGATCAAGAATGAATGGGGCAAGTCCAGATACCCTATAGTTCCCGG GCATGAAGTTGTGGGCATAGCGACAGAGGTAGGGAGCAAAGTGGAAAAGTTAAAAGTAGGAGATAAAGTTGGGGTAGGATGCTTCGTTGGAGCTTGCCACTCTTGTGATGATTGTGCTAATGATCTCGAGAATTACTGCCCCAAAAAGATATATACTTACGGTGACACTTACTACGATGGAACCGCCACACAAGGAGGATACTCAGATGTCATGGTTGCTGAGGAGCGCTATGTGATTCATTTTCCTGACAACCTTCCTCTTGATGGCGGTGCTCCTCTCTTATGTGCTGGGATCACAGTGTACAGTCCCTTGAAATATTTTGAACTTACCAAACCTGGGATGCACATAGGAGTTGTTGGCCTAGGGGGACTGGGACATGTAGCGGTGAAGTTTGCTAAGGCTTTTGGAGTTAAGGTAACAGTGATCAGTACTTCCCCTGGCAAGAAGGAAGAAGCCTTGGAACGCCTTGGTGCTGATTCCTTTGTAGTCAGCCGCGACCCGGATCAGATGCGG GCTGCCATGGGCACAATGGATGGAATCATCGACACAGTCTTTGCTGCTCACCCTCTTCTTCCATTGATTGGGCTGTTGAAATCTCACGGGAAACTCATTCTGGTTGCTGCACCGATCGATAGGCCCATTGAGCTACCAGTCTATGCTTTGATGTCAG GGCGGAAGCTAGTTGCTAGTAGTCTCAGTGGAGGGTTGAAAGAGACACAGGAAATGATTGATTTTGCAGGAAAACACAACGTAACTGCAGATGTCGAGGTTGTCCCAATAGACTATGTAAACACTGCAATGGAGCGATTGGAGAAAGCCGATGTTAGGTATCGGTTCGTGATTGACATTGGCAATACGTTGAAAGCTGCCTAG